In one Acipenser ruthenus chromosome 10, fAciRut3.2 maternal haplotype, whole genome shotgun sequence genomic region, the following are encoded:
- the LOC117412446 gene encoding putative ferric-chelate reductase 1 isoform X1, whose translation MDLSMLKLLLLLVPAIFLDPVNGYGNGKVTESCRSMKPGHGHPSQSLPSPYTVTVDKSKFSTGDQIKVTLSGSSTTFKGFLIEARDMADPSGDAIGSFTLVDHSVSQLLNCGEIKGSAVSHTSESGKLKVEVVWNVPSNPPPAVQFFATVLQHYDTYWVKMPGPIILMGNSTPVPTLTTSAVQPTTESPVLRKPFSSKDCGSTKSCLRDPIGCDPETDPKCYFLSFTSDEHSVLFELSGPTEGYVSFALSHDKWMGNDDVYLCVRTDDYVNINPGYVTGRTHPTLDSQDTLTNMAWRLSDGVVQCMFRREIRVPAEQDRFNLDRSYYIFLADGKAEHGMVHKHHHQPLISSEKKYITSSPENLNGSRSPFIIKVHGALMVVAWMTTVSIGVIVARFLKPLWPESTLFGQKIWFQVHRILMSSTVLLTCIAFTLPFVYRGGWSKHAGAHPFLGCTVMALAVLQLVMAFFRPHPNTPRRMIFNWAHWGTGTISRIIAVAAMFLGMDLPALNLPEPWDTLLLSGFVTWHILTELLLELHNLFIIRKAKNVRDDEVEIIDSALGETEGHMIKKIVLTVYICGNIAFLSAFLAAINCV comes from the exons ATGGACCTGAGCATGTTGAAACTCCTCCTGTTGTTGGTGCCAGCTATCTTTCTTGACCCAGTTAATGGCTATGGTAATGGAAAGGTAACAGAATCCTGCAGGAGCATGAAACCAGGGCATGGGCATCCCTCCCAGTCACTACCCAGTCCTTACACTGTCACTGTGGATAAGAGCAAATTCAGCACAGGGGATCAGATAAAAG ttaCCCTGTCTGGATCATCTACTACTTTTAAAGGATTTCTGATAGAAGCGCGGGACATGGCAGATCCGAGTGGAGATGCAATTGGCTCTTTCACTCTGGTTGATCATTCTGTATCTCAGCTGTTAAATTGTGGAGAAATAAAG GGCTCAGCAGTCAGTCACACAAGCGAGTCAGGCAAATTGAAGGTTGAGGTGGTCTGGAATGTACCTTCAAATCCACCACCTGCTGTTCAATTTTT tgCTACAGTTCTTCAGCACTATGACACTTACTGGGTGAAAATGCCTGGTCCGATCATTTTAATGGGTAATTCAACCCCCGTTCCAACTCTGACCACATCAGCTGTGCAGCCGACGACAGAATCACCTGTTCTAAGGAAACCA TTCAGCTCAAAGGACTGTGGCAGTACAAAGTCCTGCCTGCGAGATCCAATCGGCTGTGATCCCGAGACAGACCCAAAGTGTTACTTTCTTTCATTTACAAGTGATGAGCATTCAGTGCTGTTTGAGCTGAGCGGCCCCACAGAGGGGTATGTTTCATTTGCCCTGTCCCATGATAAATGGATG ggCAATGATGATGTCTATTTATGTGTGAGGACAGATGACTATGTGAATATAAATCCAGGTTATGTAACGGGCCGAACCCATCCCACCCTGGACTCGCAG GATACACTGACGAATATGGCTTGGAGATTGTCTGATGGTGTTGTTCAGTGTATGTTTCGAAGGGAAATTCGAGTCCCagcagagcaagacaggtttaaTCTGGACAGAAGTTACTACATATTCTTGGCAGATGGGAAAGCTGAGCATG GTATGGTTCACAAGCATCACCACCAGCCACTAATTTCTTCTGAAAAGAAATATATTACCAGCTCTCCAGAGAACTTAAATGGCTCTCGCTCTCCATTCATTATTAAAGTCCATG GTGCTTTAATGGTGGTTGCATGGATGACTACTGTTAGCATTGGTGTGATTGTGGCTCGTTTCTTAAAACCCCTCTGGCCTGAATCAACACTATTTGGGCAGAAGATTTGGTTTCAG GTGCATCGTATATTAATGTCTTCCACAGTGCTGCTCACATGCATTGCATTTACCTTGCCATTTGTTTACAGAGGAGGCTGGAGTAAA CATGCTGGGGCCCACCCTTTCCTTGGATGCACTGTGATGGCTCTAGCGGTTCTTCAGCTTGTCATGGCCTTTTTCAGGCCCCATCCCAATAccccaag GAGAATGATATTTAACTGGGCGCACTGGGGTACTGGCACAATTTCCAGAATAATCGCTG TCGCAGCAATGTTCTTGGGGATGGATCTGCCAGCTCTAAACCTTCCGGAGCCATGGGATACACTCCTACTGTCTGGATTCGTAACCTGGCACATATTAACAGAACTCCTGCTAGAGTTACACAATCTCTTCATAATTCGAAAAG CTAAGAATGTAAGAGATGATGAAGTGGAAATTATAGATTCAGCATTAGGCGAGACTGAG GGGCATATGATTAAGAAGATTGTTTTAACTGTCTACATCTGTGGAAACATAGCATTTCTGAGTGCATTCCTGGCTGCAATCAATTGCGTCTAA
- the LOC117412446 gene encoding putative ferric-chelate reductase 1 isoform X2, whose protein sequence is MADPSGDAIGSFTLVDHSVSQLLNCGEIKGSAVSHTSESGKLKVEVVWNVPSNPPPAVQFFATVLQHYDTYWVKMPGPIILMGNSTPVPTLTTSAVQPTTESPVLRKPFSSKDCGSTKSCLRDPIGCDPETDPKCYFLSFTSDEHSVLFELSGPTEGYVSFALSHDKWMGNDDVYLCVRTDDYVNINPGYVTGRTHPTLDSQDTLTNMAWRLSDGVVQCMFRREIRVPAEQDRFNLDRSYYIFLADGKAEHGMVHKHHHQPLISSEKKYITSSPENLNGSRSPFIIKVHGALMVVAWMTTVSIGVIVARFLKPLWPESTLFGQKIWFQVHRILMSSTVLLTCIAFTLPFVYRGGWSKHAGAHPFLGCTVMALAVLQLVMAFFRPHPNTPRRMIFNWAHWGTGTISRIIAVAAMFLGMDLPALNLPEPWDTLLLSGFVTWHILTELLLELHNLFIIRKAKNVRDDEVEIIDSALGETEGHMIKKIVLTVYICGNIAFLSAFLAAINCV, encoded by the exons ATGGCAGATCCGAGTGGAGATGCAATTGGCTCTTTCACTCTGGTTGATCATTCTGTATCTCAGCTGTTAAATTGTGGAGAAATAAAG GGCTCAGCAGTCAGTCACACAAGCGAGTCAGGCAAATTGAAGGTTGAGGTGGTCTGGAATGTACCTTCAAATCCACCACCTGCTGTTCAATTTTT tgCTACAGTTCTTCAGCACTATGACACTTACTGGGTGAAAATGCCTGGTCCGATCATTTTAATGGGTAATTCAACCCCCGTTCCAACTCTGACCACATCAGCTGTGCAGCCGACGACAGAATCACCTGTTCTAAGGAAACCA TTCAGCTCAAAGGACTGTGGCAGTACAAAGTCCTGCCTGCGAGATCCAATCGGCTGTGATCCCGAGACAGACCCAAAGTGTTACTTTCTTTCATTTACAAGTGATGAGCATTCAGTGCTGTTTGAGCTGAGCGGCCCCACAGAGGGGTATGTTTCATTTGCCCTGTCCCATGATAAATGGATG ggCAATGATGATGTCTATTTATGTGTGAGGACAGATGACTATGTGAATATAAATCCAGGTTATGTAACGGGCCGAACCCATCCCACCCTGGACTCGCAG GATACACTGACGAATATGGCTTGGAGATTGTCTGATGGTGTTGTTCAGTGTATGTTTCGAAGGGAAATTCGAGTCCCagcagagcaagacaggtttaaTCTGGACAGAAGTTACTACATATTCTTGGCAGATGGGAAAGCTGAGCATG GTATGGTTCACAAGCATCACCACCAGCCACTAATTTCTTCTGAAAAGAAATATATTACCAGCTCTCCAGAGAACTTAAATGGCTCTCGCTCTCCATTCATTATTAAAGTCCATG GTGCTTTAATGGTGGTTGCATGGATGACTACTGTTAGCATTGGTGTGATTGTGGCTCGTTTCTTAAAACCCCTCTGGCCTGAATCAACACTATTTGGGCAGAAGATTTGGTTTCAG GTGCATCGTATATTAATGTCTTCCACAGTGCTGCTCACATGCATTGCATTTACCTTGCCATTTGTTTACAGAGGAGGCTGGAGTAAA CATGCTGGGGCCCACCCTTTCCTTGGATGCACTGTGATGGCTCTAGCGGTTCTTCAGCTTGTCATGGCCTTTTTCAGGCCCCATCCCAATAccccaag GAGAATGATATTTAACTGGGCGCACTGGGGTACTGGCACAATTTCCAGAATAATCGCTG TCGCAGCAATGTTCTTGGGGATGGATCTGCCAGCTCTAAACCTTCCGGAGCCATGGGATACACTCCTACTGTCTGGATTCGTAACCTGGCACATATTAACAGAACTCCTGCTAGAGTTACACAATCTCTTCATAATTCGAAAAG CTAAGAATGTAAGAGATGATGAAGTGGAAATTATAGATTCAGCATTAGGCGAGACTGAG GGGCATATGATTAAGAAGATTGTTTTAACTGTCTACATCTGTGGAAACATAGCATTTCTGAGTGCATTCCTGGCTGCAATCAATTGCGTCTAA